From Nicotiana tabacum cultivar K326 chromosome 20, ASM71507v2, whole genome shotgun sequence, one genomic window encodes:
- the LOC142174232 gene encoding uncharacterized protein LOC142174232 produces MSKIPIMLKSNGNWDNYGRFRDFEVDAIVVDDNANYGILSSTIAEQLSIDTSDKIIEIKYIVNENCPPMEIRNDMGVRAYMETKKENKNLGSYPLCISVRDFNIELAINNESTSAGSSGSLNLLEFPSSPAIEEYQSEIITESTQTYIEEGQVYQDKQTVAAAMKNYSVMHKFQFRVKRSSHRSYWLICVAESCKWHFKATSINDSAMFKIRSFSRQHTCCLMDETFIQRKRTADVLGSMVVPKYCDPKTVYTPKDIQTDMLSEHGLNLSYMQAWRAKEKALQFLRGNPCDSYNKLPKYFYILEKNYPGSVVKLKKAADDCFLYAFVALCTSINGWQHCRPVVVVDGTFLKSAYRGIMLTASTMDATGTIFPLAYAVVDSENDASWKWFFEQFKKAYGERPSMCVVSDRHESILKATSVVYPGLAHYSCMWHIWTNIRSKFKKGHLQLHELYFATARSYTMDEFNERMLKIEEVDLRVKSYLYDIGYHRWSRVHATVNRTFTMTSNIAESLNAVTKDARELPIFDLFEYMRTLLERWIKEKLSKAKGTFTYLGHKYNKELEDNSTLSQKLRVRASTDHIHIVLDGVKRYIVCLENKKCSCGQFQLDELPCAHALAALRHRNETYENYCSPYYTMKSLLLTYEMPVNPLPDEGKWEVPQHILDEVVKPPAGDKRQPGRPHKERYKTFDEIKSKKYKVSCGNCGGEGHNKRTCKNALKKK; encoded by the exons ATGTCAAAAATCCCAATAATGCTGAAATCGAATGGTAATTGGGATAACTATGGCAGATTTAGAGATTTTGAAGTTGATGCCATTGTGGTAGATGATAATGCAAACTACGGAATTCTCAGTTCTACAATTGCAGAACAATTATCGATTGATACATCGgataaaattatagaaatcaaatacattgtgaACGAGAATTGTCCTCCAATGGAGATTAGGAATGATATGGGGGTTCGTGCTTACATGGAAACCAAAAAGGAGAATAAAAACTTAGGTTCGTATCCTTTATGTATAAGCGTAAGAGATTTCAATATAGAATTGGCAATCAACAATGAAAGCACCAGTGCAG GTTCGTCTGGATCCCTAAACTTACTTGAATTTCCATCCTCACCAGCTATAGAGGAAtatcaaagtgaaataataactgaaTCTACGCAAACATATATTGAAGAAGGACAAGTTTATCAGGACAAGCAAACAGTAGCTGCTGCAATGAAGAATTATTCAGTGATGCACAAGTTCCAGTTCAGAGTAAAAAGATCTAGTCATAGAAG CTATTGGCTTATATGTGTTGCTGAAAGCTGTAAATGGCATTTCAAGGCAACGTCAATTAATGATTCGGCAATGTTCAAGATAAGAAGTTTCAGCCGTCAACACACATGCTGCCTAATGGACGAAACATTCATACAGCGCAAACGTACTGCAGATGTACTTGGTAGCATGGTCGTTCCAAAGTATTGTGATCCTAAGACCGTTTACACACCAAAGGACATACAAACTGACATGTTATCCGAACATGGACTGAACCTAAGCTACATGCAAGcatggagagcaaaggaaaaagCTTTACAGTTTTTGAGAGGGAATCCGTGTGACTCCTACAACaaattacccaaatatttttatattcttgagaagaattatcctggtTCTGTTGTTAAATTGAAGAAGGCAGCAGATGATTGCTTCTTATACGCATTTGTTGCTCTTTGTACATCAATAAATGGTTGGCAACATTGTAGGCCGGTAGTAGTGGTTGATGGGACATTCTTAAAGTCAGCCTACAGGGGGATTATGCTGACAGCAAGCACCATGGATGCAACAG GTACTATTTTTCCCTTGGCATATGCTGTGGTTGATTCTGAAAACGACGCGTCTTGGAAgtggttctttgagcaattcaagaAGGCATATGGTGAAAGACCTTCAATGTGTGTTGTTTCAGATAGGCATGAGAGTATACTGAAGGCAACATCAGTTGTCTATCCGGGATTGGCACACTACTCTTGCATGTGGCATATATGGACAAATATAAGGTCAAAATTCAAGAAGGGACATCTACAATTACATGAATTGTACTTTGCTACAGCACGATCATACACTAtggatgaatttaatgaaaggatgTTGAAGATTGAAGAGGTAGACCTGCGTGTAAAGTCTTACCTATATGATATTGGCTATCATAGATGGTCAAGAGTACATGCAACGGTAAATAGAACTTTTACTATGACGTCAAACATTGCCGAGTCGTTGAATGCTGTAACAAAAGATGCAAGAGAGCTTCCAATATTTGATCTATTTGAGTATATGAGGACTCTTCTTGAACGTTGGATAAAAGAAAAGTTATCGAAGGCAAAGGGTACTTTCACATACCTTGGTCACAAATACAACAAAGAATTGGAAGACAACAGTACATTATCTCAGAAACTAAGG gtgagggcttcaacaGATCATATACATATTGTGTTAGATGGTGTGAAGCGGTACATTGTGTGTCTAGAAAACAAGAAATGTAGCTGTGGACAATTCCAACTTGATGAACTTCCATGTGCGCATGCTTTGGCAGCATTAAGGCATAGGAATGAAACATACGAAAACTATTGCTCTCCGTATTACACAATGAAGAGCCTTCTGCTTACCTATGAAATGCCAGTAAATCCTCTTCCTGATGAAGGCAAATGGGAAGTGCCACAACATATTTTGGATGAGGTAGTAAAGCCACCGGCGGGAGATAAAAGGCAGCCAGGGAGACCTCACAAGGAAAGATATAAAACATTTGATGAAATAAAGTCAAAGAAATACAAGGTGTCATGTGGTAATTGTGGAGgtgaagggcataacaaaagaaCTTGCAAGAATGCGCTGAAAAAGAAATGA